One Dermacentor andersoni chromosome 6, qqDerAnde1_hic_scaffold, whole genome shotgun sequence genomic window carries:
- the LOC126521597 gene encoding uncharacterized protein has translation MADACANNMSGASGSNVELASDSVVERFIEAIKQHPCVYDTKRFHFRDQQRKENAWEQIRQSSGHSTVEECHKLWKKLRDRFTRELKAIELATRSGSAYVARQTWEFADAMSFYKNCGRPRKTTCNVGSGAVPRGDDSGSTAEEIFNAIQGNSSAPSPIANADDSEPAAASPGQPASQEDFTVSEPPSKRSKKGRSCDYFEEQLLSQLGKHATENEAFGQSIAMSLDRMPTRIASRFKVKIMELLAEFDQYEAEY, from the exons ATGGCGGATGCCTGTGCGAACAACATGAGTGGCGCCAGCGGCTCAAACGTTGAACTTGCATCGGATAGCGTGGTGGAGAGATTTATCGAAGCCATAAAACAACACCCCTGTGTGTACGACACTAAGCGATTCCATTTCAGGGACCAACAGCGCAAAGAGAACGCGTGGGAACAGATACGGCAGAGCAGCGGTCACTCTACAG TTGAAGAGTGCCACAAGTTGTGGAAGAAGCTCCGAGATCGCTTTACCCGCGAACTCAAAGCAATCGAGCTCGCAACGAGGAGCGGCAGCGCCTACGTCGCGAGGCAGACGTGGGAGTTTGCCGATGCAATGAGCTTCTACAAGAACTGTGGTCGTCCCAGAAA GACTACCTGCAACGTGGGCTCAGGTGCCGTGCCAAGAGGTGATGACAGCGGCTCAACAGCAGAAGAAATCTTTAACGCAATACAAGGCAACTCGTCAGCACCATCGCCCATCGCCAATGCTGATGACTCGGAGCCTGCAGCAGCTAGTCCTGGTCAACCTGCCAGTCAGGAAGACTTCACAGTGAGCGAGCCACCATCAAAACGGTCAAAGAAAGGAAGGAGTTGCGACTACTTCGAGGAGCAGCTCCTTTCACAGCTCGGCAAACATGCCACAGAAAACGAGGCTTTCGGGCAGTCTATTGCCATGAGCCTTGACAGGATGCCAACGAGAATTGCCTCTCGCTTTAAGGTTAAAATAATGGAACTCTTAGCAGAATTTGACCAGTATGAGGCAGAATATTAA